A segment of the Desulfitobacterium dehalogenans ATCC 51507 genome:
ATGATAATGGTGAATAGTCCCTGAAACAAAAGGGAGGGGCCTTCTTGAAAGACCAAATGGATATTCAGGCGAAAGCCATAAAGAATAATAGCAAAGCGCAGGATTTTCTGGGCGGTAAACTGGACTCCGGTGCGGCATTTTTCCGGATAACCCAAGGTATTGCGATAAAGAACAGCGATAAGAATCGCACAAAGCATTGCGCCAATTTTGTTGATACCGGGTAGGTTAGCTATCCCTGTAGCGACTGCAGCAATTCCCGTGGTGAAGAGTACGCCTGGAATGAGGGGTGCAACCTGGAATTTAACTAAAGGAAACTGTTTTTCTCTTTTTTGGGTTAGATTATTTATGATTGCCATGGTATCCTCCTAAGGTAAAGATTAAAATGAATTAAAACGTATCTCTACTTTACCCTTGGTAAGGAACTAAACGCAATCCGGATTTGTTATACTATACATAGCGAATGCTTATAAAGTAGGAGGTAGTCCATTGATTACAGACACCTTGGAAATTTTCAAGAAAGTAGCGGAAGAAAAAAGCTTTTCTAAAGCTGCCGAGGATCTCTTTCTTTCTCAACCGGCAGTGAGCTCACATATTCGCAACTTGGAGAACGAGTTTGGAACAAAGCTCATTTATCGTTCATCAAAACATGTGAATTTAACCCCGGCCGGAGAAATTCTTTATGAACAGTCCTGTAAAATCATCAATCAGTATCAGGAGGCCAAAGAAAAGATCAATCAAATTCAAAGTGTTGTTTCCGGTAATCTTCGCATTGGAGCGAGCTTTACCATAGGGGAATATATTCTTCCGGAATTGGTCAGTCAAACGGCTACAAGGTACCCTAATCTTAATATTAATGTCACCATCGGGAACACGGAAGAGATTGCTCAAGGGTTAAGGCATAACCGTTTGGATGTGGCCTTAGTCGAAGGAAGAATTACCGGCAAGGAGTTTATTCTGGAGCCTTTCATGGTGGATGAAATGGTTTTGATTGCTTTGCCAAGTCATCCCCTGGCTAAAATGAAGAGTGTGGGCGCTCAGGATCTTGAAGATCAAGTATGGATTTTACGGGAGGGAGGTTCTGGAACCCGTGAATCGAGTGATTGCTTTATAGAAACCTTGAAGATTCCCGTGAAACATTCTTATGTGTTCAGCAGCAACACAGGGGTTAAGGCAGCGGTTCTAAACGGCCTGGGAATTGCTTTAGTGTCAAAGCTTATTATCCAAAAAGAGATCAAGGCAGGGGAATTAGCGAT
Coding sequences within it:
- a CDS encoding LysR family transcriptional regulator, whose translation is MITDTLEIFKKVAEEKSFSKAAEDLFLSQPAVSSHIRNLENEFGTKLIYRSSKHVNLTPAGEILYEQSCKIINQYQEAKEKINQIQSVVSGNLRIGASFTIGEYILPELVSQTATRYPNLNINVTIGNTEEIAQGLRHNRLDVALVEGRITGKEFILEPFMVDEMVLIALPSHPLAKMKSVGAQDLEDQVWILREGGSGTRESSDCFIETLKIPVKHSYVFSSNTGVKAAVLNGLGIALVSKLIIQKEIKAGELAIIPLEQNLPRLSREFIIARGQETYFTKASEVFLMELSHYSQDTHEHSV